From the Rhodothermales bacterium genome, the window GGCGCGGTCCCTTTTTTGCCCGGGCTCGATATCACAGGGAATAATAAGAATCGTAGGTTACAGAGCACTTACCCGCAGCCGTATGCATCGCTGGAGCGTTCTCAACAGTCAGTATCTGGTCGATCGCGCGTGGATGAAACTCCGCGAGGATCATGTCCGTCTCCCCAATGGGCACGAGATCGAGGAATTTCATGTCGTCGAATACCCGAACTGGGCGGCGGTGGTGTGCCTCGATACCGAGGGGCACCTCGTGCTGGTGGAGCAATATCGGCACGGGATCAGCCGTTTAAGTCTGGAGCTGCCCGCCGGCGTCATCGAGCCCGAAGAGGCGCCACACGACGGCGCCCGGCGCGAATTGCTCGAGGAAACCGGGTATGTGTCGGACGACTGGACGTTCCTCGGCCGCTGCGCCACCGACCCGAGCAACCACTCGAATTACGCTTACCTGTACGTCGCTCGCGACGCGGCCCCCGCGGCGGAGCAGGCGCTCGATCACGAGGAGGTCATCCGCGTGCACCGGATGCCCATCGACGATCTCAATCGGGCGCTTGACGCCGGCGACATTGTACACGGCATCCACCTGACGGCGCTCCTCTGGGCGAGCCGGCGCGGCTTGCTCGTGTGACGAATTATAAACAACGATCTAACCCGACGACCTACGATGGCGCAGATGGGCCAGCTTGCCTGGCGGAAGACGATTGGATGGGTGACGCTCGGGGGTTTTATACTGGGCGCCCTGGTGCTGGCCCTCCTACCGGGCCGGGGGCCGGGGCATGATTATGTGATGGCGGAACTGCGCGTCGTGCCGACCGGGTGGGACTCCATCCGTATCGAGCCGGTTTTTGCCCGGCGCTCGGCGCTCGGCCGCGACCAACCTATCACGCCTGATAGCCTGACGGTCTACATGCTCGATGCGGCCTACGATACCCTGTATGCCGGCGCCGACCTCGTACTCGCGCTGCCGGACGCCGACCTCGGCAACAACGAACGCATCCTCATCGATGTCTGCGGCAGGTTCCGATCGTATATCGTGTGTGAGCAGGCCTCGGTGCTGGCTTCCCCCAAACGGGTCCATGTCGAGCCCGATTTTATCTACCCACTCGAACAGGACGTACAACGGGGCGAATATGAGCTGCCGTTTATCGTGGAGCGCCAGGTGTTCGGCGATGAACAGGCCTGGGAGGTCATCCAGCCGACGCGTGCGCTGCGTGGGTATGTAAAAGCGTTTGTCGAGGGCCGCGCGAGTGAGCCGGTGCAGGTAGATTTCACTCGGGCCACGGGGCGCTTCGATCTGGCGCGCGATGCTAACTATCGCGACTTCAAGTTCGCGCTCGATTCCGAACTCCGCAGCCGGCAGTCGGCCACCATCCGGTTCGATGTGTTCGTGGCGCTCCGGGGCATCGATGCGGCCGTGGCGTCGCTTACCCGGAACGTACGGGTCAAGACACAGGAAGAACGCCAGGCCGAGGTGGGCCGGCTCGCCGAATTCGCCGCCGACCGGATCATCGAGATCATCGACCCCTTCGTGGACGAACGACGCAGCGTGGCCTATATCGACACGTGGCAGTTCAATGCCATTCGCGGGATGTACACCGCGGAAATGGAGGTCAACTGGAGCAGTACCACGTTCGTTCGCAGCCGCTATAGTCTCCGTGGCCGGCTCGACATCGCGGAGGATGGCAGCAGCGCCGCGTTTGTACTGACCGATGGCGACCGCAACGGCCGGCGTCGATGGGAGTCGCGGGTGAATGGCGATCGACTGGACCTCGGCGCGATCGACACGGGCGGGGCCTCGATCATAGACGCCGGGCTGTATAACGAGTCCGACGGCCTGCTCGTCCTCGAAGCCGAGCAGTTCGACGCGTCGGAGCCTACCGAAGATCAGGCGTGGGAGATGCGGACGGACAAAGCGGGGTACCAGGGCGCCGGCGCTGTCGTCGCGGGGCCGGATGACAAGCGGGTGGTGGAAGAGCCCGGGCGGGGCGCCAGCCCCGGTCTGGTGTACGGTGTCCGTATCGACGAACCGGGCACCTACTATGTGTGGGTCCGCGTCTGGGCGGACGGGACCGAGGACAACTCGCTCCACATCGGGCTCAACAGCGTCCCGCAACGCTCGGCCCTGCGGATCGAGACGCAACGTTACGACCGGTGGCAATGGACGAGCGACGTGCGCGGCCGGCGGGGAATCGCCACCCTCGAGGTCGAGCGCTCCGGACTTCACTCAATCCATCTCTGGATGCGCGAAGACGGACTGTATGTCGATCAAATCCTCCTCACCCGCGATCCGGAGTTTGAGCCGGGTGATGGACGGTATGCCGCGAGCAACCGTGTGGAGCAGGAGGATGACACAGCCGTGGTGCCTTCGTTCCCCGGACGACGCAATCGGTGAGAGCGAGCGAGTTTCGGGTTCAACGTTTCGGGTACGGAGTGGCTTGCCCAAAACCCTGAACCCGGCCCCTCACCCACGCGTCGTATCCGCTACCGGGCGTTTGGGGTCGCGCAGGAGAAAGCGGATAGGGAGCCGCATTTTCACCCGCACCAGTTCGCCGTTCTGCCGGCCGGGGACAAAGGTGGCGTGGCGGATAGCGTTCACCGCGACCGAATCACACGCCGGATGAAGCGCCTGCAGCACCAGGATCTGGCTGGTCGTCCCATTCGGCTCCACGACGAACTCGATCACATTTCGCCCCGACACATTGTCGCGCGCCGCTTCGGCCGGGTAATAGATGTTCAGATAAAGCGCACCGAGGCCGCCGACGATCTGCGGAGACTGATCCGCGAATTCGAGAATGGCCCCCTGGGTGAGCCGGCGTAGGTCGGCCACACGCGATGTGGTTTCATGGATCGCCGGCTCGGGGATAT encodes:
- a CDS encoding NUDIX hydrolase — encoded protein: MHRWSVLNSQYLVDRAWMKLREDHVRLPNGHEIEEFHVVEYPNWAAVVCLDTEGHLVLVEQYRHGISRLSLELPAGVIEPEEAPHDGARRELLEETGYVSDDWTFLGRCATDPSNHSNYAYLYVARDAAPAAEQALDHEEVIRVHRMPIDDLNRALDAGDIVHGIHLTALLWASRRGLLV
- a CDS encoding energy transducer TonB, with product MPSSTASPEILARIRRDGRRPCDNTLLGYAPLRIAMGCTLALVATVTLFRLPWEAAAPRQGWRLSPQQERIQLQQSPKEIIEKQDIEGGLITKFDSDPEGTEVIEEAPEAEKAGDIPEPAIHETTSRVADLRRLTQGAILEFADQSPQIVGGLGALYLNIYYPAEAARDNVSGRNVIEFVVEPNGTTSQILVLQALHPACDSVAVNAIRHATFVPGRQNGELVRVKMRLPIRFLLRDPKRPVADTTRG